The following is a genomic window from Geoalkalibacter halelectricus.
GGATGCCCGGCCAGCGCCTGGTGGTCGAAGTGGCGGCGCAGGGCTATGAAACCGAGACCCACAGCTTCGACTTACGCGATGAACTGACCCAGGTGGTTGTCGGGCTGCGACAGCCGGGACAGTTCTCATACAGCCAGGGGCTCGATCGGCTTGCCTTCGTTCCGGTGGAGGAGGCGTTTCTCTTGCGCATCGGGGGCAAGAACGCGGCCGATGTCTTTGCCAAATTGGCTAAAGGGCAGAAGCTCAATTGGCGCCCGGTTTCCGACAAGGCGGGGAGTGCCTCGGACGATCTGTTCGTGCATGTCGAAGGCGATGCGGAAAAAGCTCAATCCCTGGCCAAGGAATTGAGCGCCGCCAAGCTCAACGCCGAGATTTCACGCGTGATCGGGCACGGCGAGCGGCCTGCTTTCGGGCTGAACAACGAACTGATCGTACGCTTTCGCGATGATGTGCGTCGCCCGGAGGCTGATCGGCTGGCCGCCGGGGTGGGATTGAGAATTTTGCGTGAACTTCGGCACGCCGGTAACGCCTTCGTGCTTGGGCGCGAGGGTTTTCCCTCCTACGACCTGCTCAAGGCGGCCGATGCGCTGGCACGCAGCGGCCGGGTCGTCTATGCCGAGCCCAATTTGACCTTCGCTATCGAAGCGGACCAGTACACGCCCAACGATCCCTTGTGGGAGCAGGTTCCCCATCTGCAACTGATCAGGGCCGATCATGCCTGGGATTTGCTGGACAATGTCGACGTTAATTTGCGCGGCGGGTCGCCGAATATCACCATCGGGGTCATCGACCCGCATGGAGTCGCACCCAATCATCAGGAACTGACCGCCAATTTGACCGACGGCACAAGCAAGCTGGTGGCGTCCATAAACTTCACGGCCTCGCCCATTGCCGCGCAGACGGTGGCCGGATTGGGGGGTGATCACGGAACCCAGTGCGCCGCCTCGGCGACCGCGGCCTTCGATGACAATCGGGGCATGCCGGGTGTGGCGCCCAACTGCCGCCTCATCGGTGCGCGTATCGGCGGCGTTGCCAACTCGGTATTCATGGCCGACATCTATCTGTGGGTCGGCGGTTTTCTCAACGGCTCCACGGCGGCGGGATTTCCGGCCGCGCCACCGGCGCGTCCCGCCGACGTGATTTCCAGTTCCTTCGGCGTTAATGGCATGGCCCTCTCCAACACCATCCGCGACTGTTTCGATTTTCTCACCACTTATGGCCGCGGCGGCAGGGGGTGCGTGCTGCTTTTCTCATTGGGCAACAACGGCTACGTTGATTTCACCAATGCCGCGGGTGGCGCTTTTCGTGCCTGGCCAACCTATCAGAAAACCCTCGGGGTGGGCTCGAGCATCAATGTCAATCCCACCAATCCGATCCCGGTCTCCTTTCACGCCGATCCCAACGGCAACACCAACAACATTGCCACCGCCGTCGACACGCGAACGCTGTTCAGCCCCTTTGGGGCGACCGCGCTGCGCAAGCCCGACCTGGTTTCCCCCTCGCATACCGCCTACAACGCCGCGGGCAATCTCATCGATCCGATTCTCTCGGCGGTGCGGGTCGGTACGGGCAACGTCGATGGTTGCCCGGGGCCTGCCACCTGTAACGACTACGCAGTCTCCTTCGGCGGCACCAGTCATTCCACGCCGACGGTGGCGGGGGCCGTGGCCCTTATCCTCTCCGCGCGCCCCAACCTGAGCTGGGTGCAAGTACGCGACATTCTGCGCCAATCCTGCGCGCGCATCGACGCGGCCCAGGCCAATGCCATCGGCCAATGGCAGGATCTCGATGGCGATGGGCTCATCGATTACAGCCGCTGGTACGGCGCGGGGCGCCTCGATGTGGAGGCCGCGGTCGGATTGAGTCTGGATGAAACCCTGCCGCTTTCCGATGTCTACGTGCGGGAGAATCTCGCCGATACCGGCGACGTTCCCTCCGGTGGAAGCTGGTGGGCGAGCCCGGACATCTGGGTGCGCCAGGAAGCGGGGACGCCTATTCCGGCCCTGGCCTGGAACGATGCGCCGCCGCATCAGAATGCGCGGCGAGGCCAGGACAATGCGCTGTTCTGCCGGGTGCGCAACCGGGGCACGGCGGCCGCGAGCAGCGTCTATGTGCGAGCCATGCTGACCCATTGGGCGGGCCTGGAATTCGTTTATCCGGCTGATTTCCAGCCCTCCAACAACGTCGGTGCGCCGGTACCCAACCCCCTGGTGCCGGGTACTTACCTGATCGGCGAGGCGCGCATCGACAATCTGGGTGTGGGCGCCGACCAGATCGTGAAATTCATCTGGCCGCAGGCGCTGATTCCGCCGGCTACGGTCATGGTCGGCGGCGCCACCGTTCACTGGCATCCCTGCTTGCTGGTGGAAGCCTCTCCCCATGACGGTCCCGAACCTATCGGAGGGCTGGCGGTGCCTGTGCAGGGCAATAACAACATCGCCCAGCGCAACATCAGCATCGTCGATGCCGCAGATGCCAATGCCGATCTCTTCGTCGGCATGATCGCCGGTACGCGCAGCGCCTTTGGCGTGGCAACCCTGATCCTGGACGCCACTCTCCTGCGCGGGGCTACCTCCATCAGGCTGCATTTGGCTGATGAGCGGGCCATGCGGCAACTCACCGCGGGTATTCGCCAGGCGGTTGATGAACAACGTGTTCCGGTGCGAACCGGCGAAGATGGGGAACGCTGCGCGGTCATCATCGAACAGCGTACCCGGGTACGGGTCGAATGCGGTCCATGCGATACGGTGATCGAAGTGGCACCGGGGTCGCGCATCTTCACCTGCGGCACGCGACCCGCGGATCCCGTCAAGGTGAATTTTGTCAAGCATCAGAATCTGGAAGCGGTCGAGTTGATCGGACTGCGCGGCCAGATCGAGATTCCCCTACGCTTGGCGGGCAACCAGTTCGTGCCTTTGCTGGTTGCCGTCACGGGACCGGCCAACGGTGATCTGCACCTCGCGCAACGTCGCGGCGACGGAGAAATCTCCGCCGGTTATGGGATTCGCCGGACCCTTTCCTGAAAATTAGCGGGAATCATCAGGTAAGCTTTTCTCGACAGAAAGCATCCACCTGCCCCCCAAAGGGGGCGGGTGGATAATTGGTCAAGGATTGATGCTGAAAAGAAAATCGGCTGAACGCAGCGGCGCGGTGCAATGGCAAAGGGTTTGAGGAGTCAATGAAATATTTACGCCTCAACTTGCGCGGCTGGATCTGGCTGCCGCTGCTGCTGGTCGTTTCACTGCGCTGGTCGGTGGCGGGTTCCCTGACCCTGGCCGCGGCGGAACTGGCGGTGCCTGTCGCTGCGTTCCTGGGATATCGTTTCGGTCACCGGGGAATTTGGATCACTGCTTTGGGCGGTTTGCTTTTGCCCGTCGGTTTTCGTTTTCAGGCGCTCGCTTCAGTCCCTCGCCTGGATATTTATTTGGCGGCACTTCTCGTGTGCTTTTTGGCCGCTTCATCAAAACCACTCAGGCTGTGGCTTGCTCGATGGCGGGCCTCGCCCTGTTTTTTCCTCGCCTTTCTCCTGCTGCCCCTGGCAGTGGGGCTGTTGGGTGGCGAATTCGGTTCCCTGGTTCTGTTTCTTGCCCTGCGTTTTTCCGCTCTCTTTTTTCTCTTTGCTTTTCTTGCCGGTGTTTCTCCCATCTCTGGGCGCCTGTTTGTCATGACTCTGGCTGGTTTCACCCTGGCCGGAATGCTACTGGAGGCCGTCGGCCTGCCTCAGGATGGCCGGGAATTTTTCGGTGGACCCAAGGCGGAGCTGCCGCTGGTGGGCATGATGGACCTGCGCTATCTGTGGGCAACTTACGGATTAAATAGTCCGGCCTCCTGGTTGGCCGGCATAGGCTATTTCCATGCTGGGCGAATGTTGCGGCGAATGCTTGCTGGTGGATTCTCTGAGCGGCCGGGACCGGCTGTCTGGGGCGCGGTGCTCTTGTTGGCACTCGTCGGCGTGGGTGGCGAATTGAATCGCTTTGCCGCGCAGGCCCTGGCTGGTGCGAACGTTTCATCTTTTATGCTGGTGCTGGGCTCTTTTTACGCGCTTATCGGTGCGGCTTTGCTGGGCGGGTTGCTGTTACGCTGGTGCGGCGTGATGGCGGTTTTTTCCCTGGTAATGCTGTTCTGGGGGGTGGACGCAGCTCTGCGCAGCGGCCTGGATTTTTCTCAGGTCAGGCTTTGGATGCCCCTGGAAGAGCCTCTGGCTGTTTTAGGTTTTGGGATTTTAGGCATTGCCCTGCGGCATTTGGCGCTTCACATCGACACTCCCTGGTGGTCGCCCCGTTGGACGGGTTTTGCCCTGTTGCTGGCGTTGTTGACAGCCAGTTTTATCGCCGAAGCCAAAGGTTTCTGGGATGTTGTTTGGGCCGTTCTGGTGTTCTTCGGCAGCCTTGGCCTGGCCCTGGTGCTGGCTTGGCTGCGCGAGCGATTGCTGGGCTGGTTGCCTCGGCATGGCGGCTGGAGCGCCCTCGCCAATCTGCTATTGCTGACTCTGCTGGCTCGGCAAATGCCGGGATTCTGGTCGCAGGGCGGCGGGGCCGTGCGTGAGGTGGGTACGGCAGGGCTGGCTCTGATTAAAGCGCAAGGCATCACAGATCTGGGGACGGAAACCCTGGTGATCTTTTGCTTCTTCATGCTCTTCGGTTTTCTCTGGGTTTCTGCTCTGCAGGCACTCGTTCGTGATTTGCGTCACTGTTGGAGCGATGTGCGCACCTTGGCGCGCTTTGCGGGTTTGCATTTGAAGGGCGCGGGGCCCGGCAACGGCGGGGTCGCCGGCGAAGTGCAAGGCTCTTCATCCGCCCCTAAGGGCGAGGCCCTGTACCTGCGCGCACTTCAAATGCTTCGCCGGGTCATGCTGGTGTTTGCTTTTGCGCCTCTTCTGGTAGCGACGGTGGTGGATTTTTATCCTCCCGGGGGATTTATTTCGCACCTGCGGGAATGGACGGCCGGCACTGAAAGGAAATTCGATGATGGCGCGGACCCTGGGGAGCGCGTCCGATCCCGGTCCCCGCCCGCCAATACGTTTCTTTACCAGGCCGCCCGTGAATTTGTTGATGGTTTGCCGGTTATTGTCGACGATCCGCTCGCCGGCCTCGTTGTGACCGACTGGTATGATTTAAGCGTCGAGCCCCGGGTGCGGGAGAGGATCGCCATCCGCATCGGCCCTGACCTGGCTTTTTATGCCCTCAATGTCGATCTGCGTCGTCAGCATCGAGGGACCTTTGGTCTTTGGGTCGAGCAAGGAACATACTGGGATGCCCGGCGCGGCGAATTTGTGGGTGTTGATCTTTTCCCAGTGCAAAAGGCTCTGGAAGAAAAGGTGCTCAAGCGCGCCGAAGAACTGGCGCAAGCTGTTGACTAATGATGCGAAAATCGTAACTTTTCGGTGTGGGTCGCAGCCCCCATGGCCCCTTGTCATAGGGGCTGCGACCCCACACCGGGTAAACAGATAGAGGGAATCAGCTGTTTCAATCGGTATTCTTGCCGCTGCTGGGGAGCAGCCCTGATGAAATCCGGAGGAGGTGGAAAAATGATTATCGTCGAGCGGATGCCGGGGCCGGCCATGGCCCGGCGGCAGGTGGAAATCGTCGAGCGCAAGGGGCTCGGGCATCCCGACACCCTCTGCGATGCCCTGATGGAGGAGGTCTCCCTGGCGTTGAACGGTGCCTATCTGGAACAGTGCGGCCGGGTATTGCACAACAACATCGACAAGGGGCTGCTGATTGCCGGGCAGGTGGAAAAGCGCTTCGGCGGTGGGCGGGTGCTCAAACCCATGGAGTTGATCATCGGCGATCGGGCTACCATGGAGTATGCGGGTCGGCCCCTGCCCGTGGCGGACATCGCCACGGCGGCAGCGCGCGACTGGATCAACCGGCACCTGCCCCATGTCGACGCGCAGCGCGATGTGCTGATTCGAGTGGCATTGGCACCGGCAGCGGCGGAGCTCACCGGCCTGTTTGAGCACCCCGGGGTTCCGCGGCCGGCCAACGATACCTCCGCGGCCGTGGGTTACTGGCCCCTCACGCCCACCGAGACGGCGGTTCTGGAACTGGAAGGATGGCTCAACGGCGCTTCCTTCAAGCAGCGTTTTCCCGAAACCGCCCAGGATGTCAAGGTCATGGCGGTGCGCGAGGGGCAGGCCCTTGACCTGACCGTCGCCATGCCCCTGCTGTGTGCGCAGGTCGTTTCCGAGGCCGACTATTTCGAGCGCAAGGAGGCGGTTCGGCGCGAGATTCTGGCCTGGACCAGGGACAATCTGCCCCTGGAAACGCAGGTGCGGCTCAACACCCTGGACCAGCCGGGGCAGGGCGTGGGCGGCGTGTACCTGAGCTTGCTCGGGACTTCCGCCGAGGATTCGGATTCGGGGCAGGTGGGGCGCGGCAATCGCGTCAACGGGTTGATCCCGGTGAATCGTCCCATCGGCACCGAGGCGGTCTGCGGCAAAAATCCCTTAAGCCATACGGGTAAGATCTACAACGTACTCGCTCATCGGGCGGCGCGCGCCATCGGCGAGCAGGTCGAAGAGGTGGAGGAAGTCGAGGTGTCGCTGGTCAGCCGCATCGGGCAATCCCTCGACCGACCCCTTCTCGCCGCGGTGCGCCTGCTGTCGGCCGAGGGCTGCGACTTTGCCCCGCTCATTCCCCGGGCACGAGAGATCCTGGCCCATGAACTCGCCGCCACGGATGATCTGTGTCGCAGGCTGTGCCTGGGTGAGGAACCCCTCGGGGTGCCGCAATAAGGCTTAGTCATCAGTATGAATGAGTTGGGAATTGTTCGTGTTTCAGCAAACTCTCCAGCCGCCCTTTACTTGTCTTGCTTGCGTGGTAACCTTCTGATGTAGCGAAGAAAATCGAAAGGAGGCCGATCGTCATGTCTCAAGATAAAATCATTAATGGCGTCAATGTTACCCAGTTGGTCAACACCATTGAGCTGATTAAGGAAAAACCCACGATCGCCGATTTTAAGTTTCGCGCCACCAACAAATGGGTGGGCGGCACCCATAATCGGGCGCGGGTGAAGGATTTTTTCGGTGCCGGCGAAGAGGATAACTCACGCGCGGCCATGACTTTTGAAATCGACGAGCCGCCGGTGCTGTTGGGCGAAAACCAGGGTGCGAACCCGGTGGAGTATTTGCTGGTCGCATTGTCGGGTTGTTTGACGACTTCCCTGGTGGCCCATGCCGCGGCGCGGGGCATTCAACTGCGCAGTGTGGAATCTCGCCTGGAGGGCGATCTTGATCTGCACGGATTCCTGGGCCTGTCGGAAACCGCGGAGGTGGGTTATAAGGAAATCCGCGTGTCCTTCAAGATCGATGCGGATCTCTCGCCCGAGCAGAAGCAGGAGCTGATCGAGATGGCGCAAAAGTATTCCCCGGTTTTCAATTCCATCGCCAAGCCCGTGCCGGTGAAGGTGGGTCTGGCTCAAGATTAAAACCGGGTAAGCTCAAAGGGGAAAATGATCTGCCGGGGAGAAGGTCAACTCTCCATCGCCGGTCATTTTCCCTGGGGAATTTTCCCGAGAAAATCTTTGCCCGCCGTAAATCCCCTGTGCTAATCTTTCTCACTTCTTTTTGACGCTAAAATCATCGACCCCCTTCATTCTCCATGGAAAAACAGCGCCTGGATAAATTGTTGCTCGACCGGGGGCTGGCCGTTTCGCGCCAGCGGGCTCAGGCTTTGATTCTGGCCGGTCAGGTGCTGGTCGACGGCAAGCCGCTGGACAAGGCCGGCACCCTGGTCAGGGCCGATGCCGAACTGAGTCTGCGCGGCGAGCAGATGCCTTATGTCTCGCGCGGCGGTCTCAAATTGGCCGGCGGTCTGAATGCCTTTGCCCTTGACGTGCGCGGACGCATCGCCCTGGATGTGGGCGCTTCCACGGGCGGCTTTACCGACTGCCTTTTGCAACGCGGCGCCGAGCGGGTTTACGCGGTGGATGTAGGCTATGGCCAACTGGCCTGGAAGCTGCGCCAGGACGCGCGCGTCGTCAACCTGGAACGCACCAACATCCGCAATCTGTCGCCGCAGCAGTTGACTGAGCGACCGACCCTGGCGGTGATCGATGCGTCCTTCATCTCGCTGGAAAAAGTTTTGCCGCCGACCCTGGCGTTGCTGGCTGCCGAAGCCGACATCGTCGCTTTGATCAAGCCCCAATTCGAGGTGGGACGCGGCCAGGTCGGCAAAGGCGGGGTGGTGCGCGATGCCGGCCAACAGGCGGCGGTGGTGGAGAAAATTTCCGTCTTTGCCCAAAGTCTGGGCTGCACGGTGCTGGCGGTAACGGAGAGCCCAGTGCTCGGCCCCAAGGGCAACCGCGAATTTCTCATCCACCTGCGCAAAGCGCCGATGAGCGAACAAGGAATCTCATGAACGAGCACAAGGTTTATTTCATCGGCGCCGGACCGGGTGATCCGGAATTTTTGACCCTCAAGGGCGCGCGCGCCCTGGAGCGGTGTCAATTGGTATTCGTGCCCACGCCCTACGAGCAGACCTTTGCCGATCTTCTCGGAGGCAAAACGCTCCTGGTGCCTTTTGATTACTATTTCGAAGAGCTTCTGGAGCACATTCGCGCCGGGCTTGAAACGGCTTCGGTGGCGTTTCTGGTGCCGGGCGACCTGACCTTTTATTCCCCCTTCCAGGGCCTGATCGACACCCTGGGCGCCGCAGCCGAGGTGATTCCCGGGGTCGGCACCGCCAATGCGGCCTCCGCGCGTCTGAAGAAGACTCTGGATTTGCCCGGGGTCTGCAAGAGCGCGGTCATCGTTTCGCCGCGCACCCTCGGCGATCGTCCCGAGGATCCCAAGCTGATCGACTTTGCGCGCCCCGGCACCTCGTTGCTCATCTACATGAACAACATTCCTCTGCCCAATCTGGTCGAAGAGCTGCGCCGCGGCTATCAGAGTGATGTGCCCATCGCCATCATTCACCGCCTGTGCCTGCCCGGTGAGGAGATTGTTCTGGGAACCCTCGATGACATCGTCGCCAAGGTCGGGGAGCGGGATTTCTTCAATCTGCGCGCCAAGACCAAGCGCCCGGCCCTGACCCTGGTGCTGGTCGGCGAGTCCCTGGCGGCGGAGGAGGACGGCACCTGGTGGAACTATCGCCGCGACAACATCTGGCGTTACCGCGATGGGGACTGAGGAACGGTCAAGCATGCATGGTGGCGCGCGCATGAAGATCATCTCGCCCGTGGATCATCGCGACGAAGCCCAGGGATTGCTGGATGCCGGCGCGGATGAGCTCTATGGTGGTTTTGTGCCCCCCGACTGGGAGGTGAAATTCGGCATGGCCGCCTCCATCAACCAGCGCACCTTTGCCGCCGCTCAAATCGGCAGCTTCGAGGACCTGGCCGCCATCGTCGCCCTGGCCCATGAACGAGGCCGCACCTTTTCCCTGACGCTGAACGCGCCTTTCTACGATCAAGCCATGCTGCCCGATCTGCTGGCGTATGTGGATGAGGCTTTGGCCGTGGGCGTCGATGCCGTCATTCTCGCCGATCTGGCCCTGCTGCGGCTGTTGGCGCGCCGGCATCCCGACCTGGAGTTGCATGCCAGCACCCTGGCGCACCTGGGCAATTCCGAAGCGGTCAGGTTCTTCCAGGCGCAAGGTGTGCGGCGCGTGGTGTTGCCGCGTCATCTGAGCGTGGCCGAGATGACCGCCATCGTCCGCGAGGTTCCGGGGCTGCGTTTCGACGCCTTCATGCTAGTGGGAAAATGTCCCAATACCGAGGGCTTGTGCACTCTTCACCACACCAGCCCCGATCGCATCTGGCCGTGCGAGATTCCCTACGAAATAACGCCCCTGCACGCGCCGGCGTCGCCGCAATTGCAGGCGGCCATGGCGCGCCAGGGCGGCTGGGCCACGACCAACCGCCGTCACGGCTGCGGTTTGTGCGCCATCCCGCATCTGGCCGCCGCCGGGATTTATGGACTCAAGCTCGTGGGGCGCGGCGCGCCGACGGCGCAAAAAATCAAGAACATTCAGTTGGTGCGGCGTTTTCTGGAATTGGCCGAGACGCAGCCGGATTTCGCCGCCTATCGGAGTCTGGCGAGAAAGGCGCATGCGCAAAGATTCGGATCGCCCTGCTCGCCCAATGTCTGTTATTATCCCGAATTCTATGAAGCGGAATAGGGCGGGCCTGTGAGCTGCCGCGCGGGGCATGAAAACGCCAGTATTTTGGCTCTGCGCCGTCCCCGACAACTGACAACTGACCATCGGTTTATTATATGATTCGCATCCTACACACCGCCGATCTGCACCTCGACGCGCCCTTCGTGCAACTGGGCGACAAGGCAGGGCAGCGGCAGGACGATTTCCTCAAGACCTTCGAGCGCCTGCTCACGCTGGCCATCAAGAACGAGGTGCATCTTTTCGTGGTCGCCGGCGATCTGTTCGACCATTCGCGCCCCGACTCGGGCCTGGTCGGCCGGGTGCAGGCGGGGCTCAAACGCCTGGCGGATCGCGGCATCGTCCCGGTGCTGATTCCTGGAACCCACGATAATGTCATCGCCCCGGATTCGGTCTACCGGCGCCACGAATTTCCCGGCGCCCTGGTTCTGCAGGAACCCAGTGTCGAGGAGCCGGCCTGCATCAAGGTCCAGGGGACCGAGGTCTTTCTTTACGGCTTTGCCTACCGCTCAAGCGTTTCCGAGGATGCGCTGGCCTCCCTGCGGCGTCGCGGCGAGGACGGGCTGCATATCGGTTTGCTGCACGGCGCTCGCGAGGGCAGCCCCGAGTGGGATTATCGCAAAAAGGATCTACCCTTCAATCTGGCCTTGCTCAAGGGGCTGGATCTCGACTATGTGGCCCTCGGCCATTACCACGAATTCGAGGTGCTCAGCGACGAGGGGCGCATCTGGGCCTGCTATCCCGGCTCGCCCGAGGGCAAGCGCTTCGGGGAAAATGGGCCGCGCCACTGCGCCCTGGTCACGCTGGCTCCACGCAGCGCCAAAGTGGAAAAACTGCTGTGCAATACCCGCACCCTCGATGAGCGCACCCTCGATTTGGGCGGCTGCCCCGGGGAGGCCGAGGCGGCGGCGGCCATCGCCGCCCTGGGCAACCCCGATCTGCTTTTGCGCCTGACCCTGACCGGGGTGGTGGAGGCGCCGCTGGATTTGGTGCGGCTGCAGGCGCTGTTGGCCGGGCAATTTTTCCATCTGGATCTGATCGATCGCACCGGCCTCTACGACAGTCGTTTTGCGCGCCGCATCGAGGATGAGCAGACCGTGCGTGGACTGTTCGTGCGCCGCGCGCGCGCGCGCATCGGCGCGGCCGATGCCGAGGAGCGCCAGGTTCTGGAAGAGGCTTTTCGCGAGGTTCTGGTGCGCTTTCGTGCTTTCGGGGGAGGGGCGCCATGATCTTACGCAGTCTTGAATTGCGCCATTTCGGCAAGTTCGGTGAACGCAATTTCGAGTTTCGCCGCGGCATGAATCTGATCATCGGACCCAACGAGGCCGGCAAGTCCACCCTGGTCGAGGCCATTCCCGCGGTGCTGTTCGGGGTGCGTGGCAAGGAGCGCTTCCGCCCCTGGGGGCGCCAGGGCAGTTGCGAGGCGGCCCTGGTTCTCGAGGGCCGCGAACGCACCGTACGCATCGAGCGCGATATCCTCAGTGACCGGGTGGAGCTTGTCGAGCGTGACGACCTCTATCACAATCTCTATCAGTTTGAGGGCAAGGTCTCGCCCCAGGGGCGCTCCTCCGAGCGCGGGGAATATCTCGAACAGCTCACCCGCCTGTTCGGCGTGGCCGATGAGGACATCTTTCGCGCCTCGCTCTATTTCGGTCAGGGCAGTCTCGAGATCTCGGGTCAGGGCGGCATGGCGGCCAAAATCAAGACCCTTTTGTCCGGCTTTGTCGAGGTGGATTACGATCGCGTGCTGCACACCTTGCAGGAGGATTATTTCGCCGTCACCCGGCAAAACCCCTGGGGCAAGGACAAGACTCGCGACCGTGAACTCGACGAGGTGCGTAAGCGTCTTGAGCAGCTCGAAAGTCGCTGGTTCGCCGAACAGGGCAGCCTCAAGGAACTTGAGGATCTGCGGGCAGAATTGGCTGAGCTGA
Proteins encoded in this region:
- a CDS encoding S8 family serine peptidase, which encodes MNTLWLRIVDAHFRPIRGASVRALTADQRPFKLNFENDRWVGRGMPGQRLVVEVAAQGYETETHSFDLRDELTQVVVGLRQPGQFSYSQGLDRLAFVPVEEAFLLRIGGKNAADVFAKLAKGQKLNWRPVSDKAGSASDDLFVHVEGDAEKAQSLAKELSAAKLNAEISRVIGHGERPAFGLNNELIVRFRDDVRRPEADRLAAGVGLRILRELRHAGNAFVLGREGFPSYDLLKAADALARSGRVVYAEPNLTFAIEADQYTPNDPLWEQVPHLQLIRADHAWDLLDNVDVNLRGGSPNITIGVIDPHGVAPNHQELTANLTDGTSKLVASINFTASPIAAQTVAGLGGDHGTQCAASATAAFDDNRGMPGVAPNCRLIGARIGGVANSVFMADIYLWVGGFLNGSTAAGFPAAPPARPADVISSSFGVNGMALSNTIRDCFDFLTTYGRGGRGCVLLFSLGNNGYVDFTNAAGGAFRAWPTYQKTLGVGSSINVNPTNPIPVSFHADPNGNTNNIATAVDTRTLFSPFGATALRKPDLVSPSHTAYNAAGNLIDPILSAVRVGTGNVDGCPGPATCNDYAVSFGGTSHSTPTVAGAVALILSARPNLSWVQVRDILRQSCARIDAAQANAIGQWQDLDGDGLIDYSRWYGAGRLDVEAAVGLSLDETLPLSDVYVRENLADTGDVPSGGSWWASPDIWVRQEAGTPIPALAWNDAPPHQNARRGQDNALFCRVRNRGTAAASSVYVRAMLTHWAGLEFVYPADFQPSNNVGAPVPNPLVPGTYLIGEARIDNLGVGADQIVKFIWPQALIPPATVMVGGATVHWHPCLLVEASPHDGPEPIGGLAVPVQGNNNIAQRNISIVDAADANADLFVGMIAGTRSAFGVATLILDATLLRGATSIRLHLADERAMRQLTAGIRQAVDEQRVPVRTGEDGERCAVIIEQRTRVRVECGPCDTVIEVAPGSRIFTCGTRPADPVKVNFVKHQNLEAVELIGLRGQIEIPLRLAGNQFVPLLVAVTGPANGDLHLAQRRGDGEISAGYGIRRTLS
- a CDS encoding DUF3576 domain-containing protein, whose product is MMDLRYLWATYGLNSPASWLAGIGYFHAGRMLRRMLAGGFSERPGPAVWGAVLLLALVGVGGELNRFAAQALAGANVSSFMLVLGSFYALIGAALLGGLLLRWCGVMAVFSLVMLFWGVDAALRSGLDFSQVRLWMPLEEPLAVLGFGILGIALRHLALHIDTPWWSPRWTGFALLLALLTASFIAEAKGFWDVVWAVLVFFGSLGLALVLAWLRERLLGWLPRHGGWSALANLLLLTLLARQMPGFWSQGGGAVREVGTAGLALIKAQGITDLGTETLVIFCFFMLFGFLWVSALQALVRDLRHCWSDVRTLARFAGLHLKGAGPGNGGVAGEVQGSSSAPKGEALYLRALQMLRRVMLVFAFAPLLVATVVDFYPPGGFISHLREWTAGTERKFDDGADPGERVRSRSPPANTFLYQAAREFVDGLPVIVDDPLAGLVVTDWYDLSVEPRVRERIAIRIGPDLAFYALNVDLRRQHRGTFGLWVEQGTYWDARRGEFVGVDLFPVQKALEEKVLKRAEELAQAVD
- a CDS encoding methionine adenosyltransferase, yielding MIIVERMPGPAMARRQVEIVERKGLGHPDTLCDALMEEVSLALNGAYLEQCGRVLHNNIDKGLLIAGQVEKRFGGGRVLKPMELIIGDRATMEYAGRPLPVADIATAAARDWINRHLPHVDAQRDVLIRVALAPAAAELTGLFEHPGVPRPANDTSAAVGYWPLTPTETAVLELEGWLNGASFKQRFPETAQDVKVMAVREGQALDLTVAMPLLCAQVVSEADYFERKEAVRREILAWTRDNLPLETQVRLNTLDQPGQGVGGVYLSLLGTSAEDSDSGQVGRGNRVNGLIPVNRPIGTEAVCGKNPLSHTGKIYNVLAHRAARAIGEQVEEVEEVEVSLVSRIGQSLDRPLLAAVRLLSAEGCDFAPLIPRAREILAHELAATDDLCRRLCLGEEPLGVPQ
- a CDS encoding OsmC family protein; the protein is MSQDKIINGVNVTQLVNTIELIKEKPTIADFKFRATNKWVGGTHNRARVKDFFGAGEEDNSRAAMTFEIDEPPVLLGENQGANPVEYLLVALSGCLTTSLVAHAAARGIQLRSVESRLEGDLDLHGFLGLSETAEVGYKEIRVSFKIDADLSPEQKQELIEMAQKYSPVFNSIAKPVPVKVGLAQD
- a CDS encoding TlyA family RNA methyltransferase, encoding MEKQRLDKLLLDRGLAVSRQRAQALILAGQVLVDGKPLDKAGTLVRADAELSLRGEQMPYVSRGGLKLAGGLNAFALDVRGRIALDVGASTGGFTDCLLQRGAERVYAVDVGYGQLAWKLRQDARVVNLERTNIRNLSPQQLTERPTLAVIDASFISLEKVLPPTLALLAAEADIVALIKPQFEVGRGQVGKGGVVRDAGQQAAVVEKISVFAQSLGCTVLAVTESPVLGPKGNREFLIHLRKAPMSEQGIS
- a CDS encoding SAM-dependent methyltransferase, giving the protein MNEHKVYFIGAGPGDPEFLTLKGARALERCQLVFVPTPYEQTFADLLGGKTLLVPFDYYFEELLEHIRAGLETASVAFLVPGDLTFYSPFQGLIDTLGAAAEVIPGVGTANAASARLKKTLDLPGVCKSAVIVSPRTLGDRPEDPKLIDFARPGTSLLIYMNNIPLPNLVEELRRGYQSDVPIAIIHRLCLPGEEIVLGTLDDIVAKVGERDFFNLRAKTKRPALTLVLVGESLAAEEDGTWWNYRRDNIWRYRDGD
- a CDS encoding peptidase U32 family protein gives rise to the protein MKIISPVDHRDEAQGLLDAGADELYGGFVPPDWEVKFGMAASINQRTFAAAQIGSFEDLAAIVALAHERGRTFSLTLNAPFYDQAMLPDLLAYVDEALAVGVDAVILADLALLRLLARRHPDLELHASTLAHLGNSEAVRFFQAQGVRRVVLPRHLSVAEMTAIVREVPGLRFDAFMLVGKCPNTEGLCTLHHTSPDRIWPCEIPYEITPLHAPASPQLQAAMARQGGWATTNRRHGCGLCAIPHLAAAGIYGLKLVGRGAPTAQKIKNIQLVRRFLELAETQPDFAAYRSLARKAHAQRFGSPCSPNVCYYPEFYEAE
- a CDS encoding metallophosphoesterase family protein — protein: MIRILHTADLHLDAPFVQLGDKAGQRQDDFLKTFERLLTLAIKNEVHLFVVAGDLFDHSRPDSGLVGRVQAGLKRLADRGIVPVLIPGTHDNVIAPDSVYRRHEFPGALVLQEPSVEEPACIKVQGTEVFLYGFAYRSSVSEDALASLRRRGEDGLHIGLLHGAREGSPEWDYRKKDLPFNLALLKGLDLDYVALGHYHEFEVLSDEGRIWACYPGSPEGKRFGENGPRHCALVTLAPRSAKVEKLLCNTRTLDERTLDLGGCPGEAEAAAAIAALGNPDLLLRLTLTGVVEAPLDLVRLQALLAGQFFHLDLIDRTGLYDSRFARRIEDEQTVRGLFVRRARARIGAADAEERQVLEEAFREVLVRFRAFGGGAP